The proteins below come from a single Methanothrix thermoacetophila PT genomic window:
- a CDS encoding redox-regulated ATPase YchF, with product MLSIGLAGKPNAGKSTFFKAATLADVEIANYPFTTIDANHGVSYVRVKCPCVELGIEGGCGRCINGSRFVPVELIDVAGLVPDAHLGRGLGNEFLDSLRLAEVVIHVLDASGSTDAEGNPVGIGNYDPLKDVEFLKREISMWLFGILERNWTKLMRQYTSEKAKPEQIIYEQLGGAGVSDKDVRWALSRMDSDPATWSEDDLRRFAELLRQSSKPMIIAANKIDLAPRENIRRLMELDEIVVPVSGAAEIALRMADKAGVIRYLPGDPDFEIVGELNRAQKAGLDKIRVLLKEYGSTGVQECINRAVFDLLDYITVYPVEDENKFTDRDGVVLPDAFLMKRGSTARDLAYRVHTELGESFLFAIDARRKLRVGEKYELKDGDVIKIVATK from the coding sequence ATGCTGTCAATAGGGCTTGCTGGAAAGCCGAACGCGGGTAAATCGACGTTCTTCAAGGCCGCCACTCTGGCGGATGTCGAGATAGCGAACTATCCATTCACGACCATCGATGCCAACCATGGCGTCTCATACGTGAGAGTGAAGTGCCCGTGTGTGGAGCTCGGCATTGAAGGTGGATGCGGCAGATGCATCAATGGCAGCAGGTTTGTGCCTGTGGAGCTCATAGATGTTGCAGGGTTGGTGCCGGATGCGCATCTGGGGAGGGGCCTTGGAAATGAGTTTCTGGATAGCCTTCGCCTGGCTGAGGTCGTGATACATGTTCTGGATGCATCAGGTTCTACGGATGCTGAGGGGAACCCTGTTGGCATTGGAAACTACGATCCTCTGAAGGATGTGGAGTTTCTCAAGCGCGAGATAAGCATGTGGCTCTTCGGGATCCTGGAGAGAAACTGGACAAAGCTGATGCGCCAGTACACCTCTGAGAAGGCTAAGCCGGAGCAGATCATATACGAGCAGCTTGGCGGCGCTGGCGTGTCCGATAAAGATGTGCGCTGGGCCCTCTCCCGCATGGACTCTGATCCTGCAACATGGAGCGAGGACGATCTCAGGAGGTTTGCAGAGCTTCTCAGGCAGTCCAGCAAGCCCATGATCATAGCTGCCAATAAGATCGATCTCGCGCCCAGGGAGAACATCCGGAGGCTAATGGAGCTCGATGAGATCGTTGTGCCTGTGAGCGGTGCTGCGGAGATCGCGCTGAGAATGGCTGATAAGGCAGGTGTTATAAGATACCTCCCTGGGGATCCTGATTTTGAGATCGTGGGTGAGCTCAACAGGGCCCAGAAGGCCGGTCTGGATAAGATAAGGGTTCTCCTGAAGGAGTACGGCTCCACCGGAGTGCAGGAGTGCATCAACCGCGCGGTCTTCGATCTGCTCGACTACATAACCGTATACCCTGTGGAGGACGAGAACAAGTTCACCGACAGAGATGGGGTGGTCCTCCCAGATGCATTTCTCATGAAGAGAGGATCCACAGCACGCGATCTCGCCTACAGGGTTCATACAGAACTGGGCGAGAGCTTCCTCTTCGCGATAGACGCACGCAGGAAGCTGCGTGTTGGGGAGAAGTATGAGCTGAAGGACGGGGATGTCATAAAGATAGTGGCGACGAAATGA
- the gatB gene encoding Asp-tRNA(Asn)/Glu-tRNA(Gln) amidotransferase subunit GatB: MDDVIIGLEIHVQLNKLRSKMFCGCSTGYHDAPPNTHTCPVCLGLPGSLPVINRRAVEFGIKVALALNCSIAEETMFYRKNYYYPDLPKGFQISQYDYPLATGGYVLIKGDDGQERRIRITRVHMEEDPGRLVHAGTIDRARYTLVDYNRCGMPLLEVVTEPDLRSPKEARQFLDKLRTILEYLDVFDGNLEGSLRVDSNISLAGGDRVEVKNISSHKGVEKALSYEITRQRNLKRRGIEVVQETRHYDELRGVTVSIRTKEEAHDYRYFPEMDLVPLRIADWVPRVRAELPELPDAKRERFREQYGISDDHAKSLTSEIKVADFYEWVAARSDPRLAAVWIADVLKGELNYRNLTIDSFKRESMLEIVRMLSDREITDEVAVTVIRTILDRGGSPRELVESMGLKRADDDYVVQAVREAIADSQEAVRDYLSGNTRAINYIVGQVMKRTKGRADPSVAHRLVREEIERQMC; encoded by the coding sequence ATGGATGATGTGATTATCGGGCTGGAGATACACGTCCAGCTCAACAAACTCAGGTCAAAGATGTTCTGCGGTTGTTCTACAGGCTATCATGATGCACCTCCGAACACGCACACCTGCCCTGTGTGTCTCGGCCTTCCCGGATCACTTCCCGTCATAAACAGAAGAGCGGTCGAGTTCGGTATAAAGGTCGCACTGGCGCTGAACTGCAGCATCGCAGAGGAGACGATGTTCTACAGGAAGAACTACTACTACCCGGATCTTCCCAAGGGGTTCCAGATAAGCCAGTACGATTATCCGCTTGCCACAGGCGGATACGTTCTCATCAAGGGTGATGATGGGCAGGAGCGGAGGATAAGGATAACCAGGGTCCACATGGAGGAAGACCCCGGAAGACTGGTGCATGCGGGCACCATAGACAGGGCAAGGTACACCCTGGTCGACTACAATCGCTGCGGCATGCCGCTTCTTGAGGTCGTAACAGAGCCGGATCTCAGATCTCCAAAAGAGGCTAGGCAGTTCCTGGACAAGCTCAGGACGATTTTGGAGTACCTGGATGTATTCGATGGCAATCTCGAGGGATCATTGAGGGTGGACTCGAACATATCTCTTGCTGGCGGAGACAGGGTTGAGGTGAAGAACATCTCGAGCCACAAGGGCGTCGAGAAGGCGTTATCGTATGAGATAACAAGACAGAGGAACCTGAAGCGGAGGGGGATCGAGGTCGTTCAGGAGACCAGGCACTACGATGAGCTTCGCGGAGTGACCGTGTCGATAAGAACAAAGGAGGAGGCTCACGATTACAGGTACTTCCCGGAGATGGATCTCGTCCCTCTACGGATCGCTGACTGGGTTCCCAGGGTAAGAGCCGAGCTTCCAGAGCTTCCGGATGCGAAGAGGGAGCGGTTCAGGGAGCAGTATGGCATCAGCGATGATCACGCGAAGTCCCTCACATCTGAGATAAAGGTCGCAGACTTCTACGAGTGGGTTGCTGCTCGATCCGATCCCAGGCTTGCTGCTGTGTGGATCGCTGATGTTCTCAAAGGAGAGCTGAACTACAGGAATTTGACCATAGACAGCTTCAAGAGAGAGAGCATGCTGGAAATTGTCAGGATGCTCTCTGATAGGGAGATCACTGACGAGGTCGCTGTCACCGTGATAAGAACAATACTCGACAGGGGCGGATCGCCCAGGGAGCTCGTCGAGAGCATGGGCCTGAAGAGAGCGGATGATGATTATGTTGTTCAGGCTGTCAGGGAGGCGATTGCAGATTCGCAGGAGGCGGTCAGGGACTACCTCAGCGGCAACACCAGAGCGATAAACTACATCGTCGGTCAGGTCATGAAGAGAACAAAGGGCAGAGCCGATCCATCGGTCGCACACAGGCTTGTGAGAGAGGAGATCGAGCGGCAGATGTGCTGA
- the gatA gene encoding Asp-tRNA(Asn)/Glu-tRNA(Gln) amidotransferase subunit GatA, translating into MLLQLKDEIRSGSAEEYLHRLFERIERSRLNAFTTLAKESALEAAREFDARPWGGALAGIPVAIKDNICTRGIETTCSSRILKGFIPPYDAHVIERLRAEGAIIIGKTNMDEFAMGTSTETSCFGPTRNPWDLERVPGGSSGGSAAAVAAGEAPCALGSDTGGSVRCPASFCGTVGMKPTYGLVSRYGLIAYANSLEQIGPITKTVEDAALLLDVIAGHDPRDSTSIASEGNYLSSIGRDIRGICIGVPEEYFGEGVDPGVERAVWDAVSVLEGLGASWRKISLPHTKYALPAYYIIAMSEASSNLARFDGLRYGLRVGEDKDWHTTFSEIRAMGFGKETKRRILLGTYALSAGYYGRYYLKALKVRTLIKRDFEHALNKVDIIASPTMPFPAFKIGERITDPLSLYMSDVFTVPINLAGIPAISVPCGFSDGLPVGLQLMARPFDEALLLRVANAYEQATPYHLRSPEVV; encoded by the coding sequence ATGCTCTTGCAGCTGAAGGATGAGATCAGGTCAGGATCTGCTGAGGAATATCTCCACAGGCTCTTCGAGAGGATAGAGCGCAGCAGGCTGAATGCATTCACCACGCTTGCGAAGGAGAGCGCCCTGGAAGCGGCGAGGGAGTTCGATGCCAGGCCCTGGGGCGGCGCGCTCGCAGGAATTCCTGTGGCGATCAAGGACAACATCTGCACGAGGGGCATAGAGACGACATGCAGCTCAAGGATTCTCAAAGGGTTCATCCCGCCGTATGATGCCCATGTGATAGAGCGTCTCAGGGCCGAGGGTGCCATAATCATCGGGAAGACGAACATGGACGAGTTCGCCATGGGGACATCAACAGAGACGAGCTGTTTCGGGCCGACGAGAAACCCCTGGGATCTGGAGAGGGTGCCAGGAGGGTCCAGCGGCGGATCTGCAGCCGCGGTGGCAGCAGGCGAGGCGCCATGCGCACTCGGCTCTGACACAGGAGGTTCTGTCAGATGCCCTGCATCTTTTTGCGGCACTGTTGGGATGAAGCCGACCTACGGATTGGTCTCGCGCTACGGGCTGATCGCCTATGCGAACTCTCTGGAGCAGATCGGACCGATCACAAAGACCGTTGAGGATGCGGCTCTTCTCCTCGATGTCATAGCAGGTCACGATCCAAGAGATTCCACATCCATCGCATCTGAAGGGAATTATCTCAGCAGCATAGGCAGAGATATCAGAGGCATATGCATCGGTGTTCCGGAGGAATACTTTGGCGAGGGCGTAGATCCGGGAGTTGAGCGGGCTGTGTGGGACGCAGTCTCAGTCCTGGAGGGGCTGGGCGCGAGCTGGAGGAAGATAAGCCTTCCGCACACCAAGTACGCGCTTCCGGCGTATTACATAATAGCGATGTCCGAGGCGTCGTCCAACCTTGCCAGATTTGATGGATTGAGGTATGGATTGAGGGTTGGCGAGGACAAGGACTGGCACACGACCTTCTCTGAGATCAGGGCGATGGGATTCGGGAAGGAGACTAAGCGGAGAATACTGCTCGGCACGTATGCCCTCTCTGCTGGGTACTACGGAAGGTACTATCTGAAGGCTCTGAAGGTCAGGACTCTCATCAAAAGAGATTTCGAGCATGCGCTGAATAAGGTTGATATAATAGCATCGCCCACGATGCCCTTCCCCGCCTTCAAGATCGGCGAGAGGATAACGGATCCGCTATCACTTTACATGTCAGATGTGTTCACGGTGCCCATAAACCTGGCGGGCATCCCCGCGATATCGGTGCCATGCGGCTTCTCGGATGGTCTTCCTGTGGGACTGCAGCTCATGGCGAGGCCTTTCGACGAGGCACTGCTTCTCAGGGTCGCGAACGCCTATGAACAGGCAACACCATATCATCTCAGATCCCCGGAGGTGGTCTGA
- the gatC gene encoding Asp-tRNA(Asn)/Glu-tRNA(Gln) amidotransferase subunit GatC translates to MITIKDVEHISWLASIRVSEEEREELVAQFNTILDYFQQLDEVDTEGVEPTYRVVDLANVFREDVPRDSLTQDEALRNAPRREEGYFRSPRIV, encoded by the coding sequence ATGATCACCATCAAGGATGTCGAGCACATAAGCTGGCTTGCCAGCATAAGGGTCTCCGAGGAGGAGAGGGAGGAGCTTGTTGCGCAGTTCAACACGATCTTGGATTACTTCCAGCAGTTGGATGAGGTGGATACAGAGGGCGTCGAGCCGACATACAGGGTCGTGGATCTTGCAAACGTATTCAGGGAGGATGTGCCCAGAGACTCTCTCACTCAGGATGAAGCTCTGAGAAACGCGCCGAGAAGAGAGGAAGGATACTTCAGAAGCCCGAGGATAGTGTGA
- a CDS encoding translation initiation factor IF-2 subunit beta has translation MEDYLEGLERAMRSMPAAKGTKERFQIPVPRIFYEGKTTVLDNFAAIADALNRDPDHLMKFLLQELGTAGKIEGHRGVFQGKFTEQAIQNQIAAYVDEYVICSECKLPDTHLIKSDRVLMLKCDACGAHRPVKKRKAKAVVARDVIEEGETYELRIESVGSKGDGIAKVDKYLIFVPNTSKGEIVKAKVKKISGTLAFAEIVERKGKA, from the coding sequence TTGGAGGACTATCTAGAAGGACTCGAGCGGGCGATGAGATCCATGCCCGCCGCTAAGGGTACAAAGGAGAGGTTTCAGATCCCTGTGCCCAGGATATTCTATGAGGGCAAGACGACTGTTCTCGATAACTTCGCAGCCATAGCGGATGCTCTGAACAGAGACCCGGATCACCTGATGAAGTTCCTTCTCCAGGAGCTGGGCACCGCTGGAAAGATCGAGGGGCATCGTGGCGTATTCCAGGGGAAGTTCACAGAGCAGGCGATTCAGAACCAGATCGCGGCCTATGTCGATGAGTATGTGATATGCTCAGAGTGCAAGCTACCGGATACACACCTCATAAAGAGCGATCGCGTTCTGATGCTGAAATGCGACGCGTGCGGGGCACACAGGCCGGTCAAGAAGAGGAAGGCCAAGGCGGTCGTTGCCAGGGATGTCATAGAGGAGGGCGAGACCTACGAGCTCAGAATCGAGTCTGTGGGGAGCAAGGGCGACGGCATAGCCAAGGTAGACAAGTATCTGATCTTCGTGCCTAACACATCGAAGGGCGAGATCGTAAAGGCCAAAGTGAAGAAGATAAGCGGGACGCTTGCTTTTGCGGAGATCGTTGAGCGGAAGGGCAAGGCATGA
- a CDS encoding 50S ribosomal protein L16, whose product MARKPGSMYRRIERPYTRREYIGGVPGSKVVHYDMGNLTEEFPVKLSLVVREPCQIRHTALEAARVAANRYLLKTLGRNDFHLKLRVYPHHVIRENKQATGAGADRVSSGMRRAFGKPVGTAAQVYTGQRIFTLGVHPEHIEEAKTALRRAGHKLPSPVQIIVGS is encoded by the coding sequence TTGGCGCGAAAACCCGGAAGCATGTACAGAAGGATCGAGCGGCCTTACACGCGCAGGGAGTACATCGGAGGCGTCCCTGGAAGCAAGGTCGTTCACTATGACATGGGAAATCTCACAGAGGAATTTCCCGTCAAGCTCTCTCTTGTGGTGAGAGAGCCATGCCAGATCAGACACACTGCACTTGAGGCGGCAAGGGTCGCCGCGAATAGGTATCTTCTTAAAACGCTGGGCAGGAACGATTTCCACCTGAAGCTCAGGGTCTACCCGCATCATGTCATAAGGGAGAACAAGCAGGCTACAGGCGCAGGCGCGGACCGCGTCTCCAGTGGTATGCGTCGCGCATTCGGGAAGCCTGTCGGCACAGCGGCGCAGGTATACACTGGGCAGCGGATATTCACGCTGGGCGTGCACCCAGAGCACATCGAGGAGGCCAAGACAGCTCTGCGAAGGGCCGGACATAAGCTGCCCTCGCCGGTCCAGATCATCGTAGGCTCCTGA
- a CDS encoding C25 family cysteine peptidase, with the protein MRAIFIATLLLLLISQAGAVFERGVKSDTDEMILVGEQDWHAVVASVPLSTWSEENTTVVRPMLILPREVNAGRRLGWVEGTDLERYGMDAILQTMTSGNVSALIIHGSGEDVKTLVKTAQKQGMKTYMTVSLEPESDEERWTSTTLVNANDSTLAGMIRDAFRGVELRKRLEEGNDTEIDGYSLDANGNRGSLLCPVNPNVREDLYARIEEIIDEYKVDGIVLYRFGFDGEDYCFCDVCKEEFYRDTGLDLTRIRSSGYNYQKWLSWREQKVLEIAREARNITRNLGPVELGVAIDEPFDKSKGYNLYDLSSVSDFVVVSSVPVQDAELAARVTDTPIYVRLSDDYVEYMLSTQNVEGALNYIESLIKSECDGMVFEYNVVYTPLWSELEPPSKAAQWLIKELGMRTLGIGDVSWACNDTIRYNSSEELAVLLSSRWSSSPGVVLVGDNYTAGIQAATIASYLNWPVLFFSSNISNTTLSEIERLGCRDAIIAGDAPSDVVKMLEEMNVTVHRGDLDLLLGEMRARNDSVRSIVLTNSHDISLIPPKPESRIKRAFVKDLWISVETIPASIPSEEAGEVVRMNITLRNTGTEPLEGVSLVDMFANGRYVRMPIYYKGKLAITDPISKEPSDPAGAFFNGSILTWDLEKLDPDESVSLNLEVVVLHPMDAGWVQPLDRGMTVRYTGLAENVTVETESDGPVSEITYPGEMPVGTAIVTWNVSEPHSYTALRLFSPHGLIGYVRFGAGSDGYRAVLPMPEPGRWLFNIEVGGGTEYRTKNMSIEVRSTLPPNNVTAFSHTKVPKLSLASMQVAAAKRAIVMDVAKDPQYVDPGEVEEWLRESVGEKKLRPEYLLVVGDPGSLPFPTTGVKQELEGDPISYDVYRDYRIEMDDDNYTEVATGRFIGLSVYDVSQMVARTLSYERLHGDWKNTSLVVATPVEWPWSPVPIRIKEYLADAGLNSRDLRWEEATFQRVSAFMNNGVGIVHFDHHGSEKGWALSSWSMTDSFLDETQVKQFVLAPQLTTSNSCLSSRLKGFSINVSGTEMYIPMRLDDSIALAFVRAGAVGYVGSSALVWIYVSEDYNKRFYQALVFENATAGEALSQAENLYIMKMKGAEKISFERIEEMLPPWEYSMKEMMNQTASSFMLFGDPEFRPYLPETPELPYRVDEVSGNDTVAVSVAPITEQATDWLYWLGVDSTDGEVSLNAPPAIIAEVLLPRDAEEVVVKEGSRVVWHAEDVAGENRRVMWPVINPRLGETRSFSVEYRVIPEELQIINITVGWNAVSIYVNPKDARVEKYLKGKPYRGIFTVTDDEWSYSLKDSTITNITAFEPGMGYIIDSYDDFTIKIPGKPVERPYRLKLTAGWNLIGLPVNESLAPMNITVNTEHRRYSFSEAVEKGLISAFMWKYEDGEWKPLKMDEPMEPGRAYLMEVTKECRLEFS; encoded by the coding sequence ATGCGCGCTATATTTATTGCAACTCTCCTCTTGCTCCTGATATCTCAGGCGGGCGCTGTGTTTGAAAGAGGGGTGAAATCAGATACCGATGAGATGATACTCGTCGGCGAACAGGACTGGCATGCTGTCGTGGCATCCGTGCCGCTCTCGACGTGGAGTGAAGAGAACACCACGGTAGTGAGGCCGATGCTGATACTCCCGCGGGAGGTGAATGCTGGAAGGCGGCTCGGGTGGGTGGAGGGCACGGATCTCGAGAGGTACGGGATGGATGCGATCCTGCAGACCATGACCTCTGGCAACGTCTCCGCGCTGATAATCCACGGCTCCGGCGAGGACGTCAAGACCCTCGTCAAAACAGCTCAGAAGCAGGGAATGAAGACGTACATGACAGTATCCCTGGAGCCTGAGAGCGATGAGGAGAGATGGACATCAACCACACTGGTAAATGCGAACGATTCGACACTGGCAGGGATGATTCGTGATGCATTCAGAGGTGTCGAGCTCAGGAAGAGGCTGGAGGAAGGGAACGACACAGAGATAGATGGATACTCACTGGACGCAAACGGAAATCGTGGATCTCTCTTATGTCCTGTGAATCCAAATGTCAGGGAGGATCTCTACGCCAGGATCGAGGAGATCATAGACGAGTACAAGGTAGATGGCATAGTGCTCTACAGGTTTGGCTTCGATGGAGAGGACTACTGCTTCTGTGACGTCTGCAAGGAGGAGTTCTACAGAGATACAGGGCTGGACCTGACGAGGATAAGGTCATCAGGATACAACTACCAGAAGTGGCTCTCGTGGAGGGAGCAGAAGGTCCTGGAGATCGCGCGAGAGGCGCGGAACATAACAAGAAACCTCGGACCGGTGGAGCTGGGCGTCGCCATAGACGAGCCCTTTGACAAATCGAAGGGCTATAACCTCTATGATCTCTCCAGCGTATCAGATTTTGTCGTTGTGTCCTCTGTGCCTGTGCAGGATGCAGAGTTGGCTGCCAGGGTGACTGATACCCCGATATACGTGAGGCTCAGCGATGATTATGTTGAGTACATGCTCTCCACGCAGAACGTCGAGGGCGCTTTGAATTACATTGAGAGTCTCATCAAATCAGAATGCGACGGCATGGTCTTCGAGTATAACGTCGTTTACACACCTCTATGGTCTGAGCTCGAGCCCCCCTCGAAGGCAGCTCAGTGGCTCATAAAGGAGCTCGGAATGAGGACATTGGGCATAGGAGATGTCTCCTGGGCATGCAATGATACGATAAGATATAACAGCAGCGAGGAGCTGGCGGTGCTTTTGAGCAGCCGGTGGAGTTCCTCCCCTGGCGTTGTTCTGGTCGGGGATAACTACACCGCGGGGATCCAGGCGGCGACAATAGCTTCGTACCTGAACTGGCCAGTTCTCTTCTTCTCCTCCAACATATCGAACACCACGCTCTCGGAGATCGAGAGGCTAGGTTGCAGAGATGCGATCATCGCAGGGGACGCGCCATCTGATGTGGTCAAGATGCTGGAGGAGATGAACGTCACAGTCCACAGGGGTGATCTGGATCTTCTCCTGGGAGAGATGAGGGCGCGAAACGATTCTGTCAGATCCATAGTGCTGACAAACAGCCACGACATCTCTCTGATACCTCCAAAGCCGGAGAGCAGGATAAAGAGAGCGTTTGTCAAAGACCTCTGGATCAGTGTTGAGACCATCCCCGCGAGCATACCCTCTGAGGAGGCCGGGGAGGTCGTGCGGATGAACATAACGCTCAGAAACACTGGCACAGAGCCTCTGGAGGGGGTAAGCCTCGTTGACATGTTCGCAAACGGCCGGTATGTGAGGATGCCGATATACTACAAAGGAAAGCTCGCGATCACAGACCCGATATCCAAAGAGCCGTCGGATCCGGCAGGCGCATTCTTCAACGGCTCGATACTCACGTGGGATCTAGAGAAGCTCGACCCGGATGAATCGGTCTCTCTGAATTTAGAGGTCGTGGTTTTACATCCCATGGATGCCGGCTGGGTGCAGCCTCTCGACAGGGGCATGACGGTCAGGTACACCGGCCTGGCGGAGAACGTCACGGTGGAAACGGAGAGCGACGGACCAGTCTCTGAGATAACGTATCCAGGAGAGATGCCTGTTGGAACTGCAATAGTCACATGGAATGTCTCTGAGCCGCACAGCTACACAGCCCTCCGGCTCTTCAGCCCGCACGGGCTGATAGGCTATGTCCGGTTCGGCGCAGGATCGGACGGATACCGCGCAGTTCTTCCGATGCCTGAGCCTGGAAGATGGTTATTCAACATAGAGGTCGGTGGTGGCACGGAGTACCGGACGAAGAACATGAGCATAGAGGTGAGGTCGACACTGCCGCCTAACAACGTTACGGCTTTCAGCCACACGAAGGTGCCGAAGCTGTCGCTGGCATCGATGCAGGTTGCAGCTGCAAAGCGCGCCATAGTGATGGACGTGGCGAAGGACCCGCAGTATGTGGACCCTGGTGAGGTCGAGGAATGGCTCCGCGAGAGTGTTGGGGAGAAGAAGCTGAGACCGGAGTACCTCCTGGTGGTCGGAGACCCCGGATCACTTCCATTCCCGACGACCGGTGTGAAGCAGGAGCTTGAGGGAGATCCCATCTCCTATGATGTTTACAGGGATTACAGAATAGAGATGGATGACGACAACTACACAGAGGTCGCGACCGGTCGGTTCATAGGGCTCAGCGTTTACGACGTCTCGCAGATGGTCGCCAGGACTCTGAGCTACGAGAGGCTCCATGGCGATTGGAAGAACACATCGCTCGTTGTGGCCACGCCGGTGGAGTGGCCATGGAGCCCTGTGCCCATCAGGATAAAGGAGTATCTTGCAGACGCAGGCCTGAACTCGAGAGACCTGCGGTGGGAGGAGGCGACCTTCCAGAGGGTCTCTGCATTCATGAACAATGGCGTGGGCATAGTCCACTTCGATCATCATGGTTCAGAGAAGGGCTGGGCGCTCTCGAGCTGGTCGATGACAGACTCGTTCCTCGATGAGACGCAGGTCAAGCAGTTCGTCCTCGCTCCCCAGCTCACGACGAGCAACTCCTGTCTGAGCTCCCGACTCAAGGGATTCAGCATCAATGTGAGCGGGACGGAGATGTACATACCAATGAGGCTCGACGACTCGATAGCATTGGCGTTCGTCAGGGCTGGGGCTGTGGGATATGTGGGCTCATCCGCGCTTGTTTGGATATACGTCTCAGAGGACTACAACAAGCGCTTCTACCAGGCGCTGGTATTCGAGAATGCAACCGCAGGCGAGGCCCTGAGCCAGGCCGAGAACCTTTACATCATGAAGATGAAGGGCGCGGAGAAGATATCCTTCGAGAGGATAGAGGAGATGCTGCCTCCGTGGGAGTACTCCATGAAGGAGATGATGAACCAGACCGCGAGCAGCTTCATGCTCTTCGGCGATCCGGAGTTCAGGCCATATCTCCCAGAGACGCCGGAGCTTCCGTATAGGGTAGATGAGGTCTCGGGCAACGATACTGTTGCAGTCTCCGTCGCCCCCATCACAGAGCAGGCCACGGACTGGCTCTATTGGCTCGGCGTGGACAGCACCGACGGGGAGGTCAGCCTCAACGCTCCTCCTGCGATCATAGCTGAGGTGCTGCTTCCCAGGGATGCTGAGGAGGTCGTAGTTAAAGAGGGATCCAGAGTCGTGTGGCATGCGGAGGATGTAGCCGGAGAGAACAGGCGCGTGATGTGGCCTGTCATCAACCCGAGACTCGGAGAGACGAGGAGCTTCTCGGTGGAATACCGCGTCATCCCTGAGGAGCTTCAGATCATAAACATCACCGTAGGCTGGAACGCGGTCTCAATCTACGTCAATCCCAAGGATGCGCGCGTGGAGAAGTACCTCAAGGGCAAGCCGTACCGCGGGATATTCACGGTGACCGATGATGAGTGGAGCTACTCATTGAAGGACTCGACTATTACGAACATAACTGCCTTTGAGCCAGGAATGGGCTATATAATCGACAGCTATGATGATTTCACCATTAAGATCCCGGGCAAGCCTGTGGAGCGGCCGTACAGGCTCAAGCTCACAGCTGGCTGGAACCTGATCGGGCTGCCCGTGAACGAATCGCTTGCTCCCATGAACATCACCGTCAACACAGAGCACCGGCGTTACAGCTTCTCAGAGGCTGTAGAGAAGGGATTGATATCAGCGTTCATGTGGAAGTATGAGGATGGCGAATGGAAGCCGCTGAAAATGGACGAGCCTATGGAGCCGGGAAGGGCGTACCTGATGGAGGTCACGAAGGAGTGCAGACTGGAGTTCAGCTGA
- a CDS encoding formate--phosphoribosylaminoimidazolecarboxamide ligase has protein sequence MISKEEILEILNGYDLKNITIATVCSHSSLQIFHGAKQEGFRTLGICIGPPPRFYDAFPLAKPDAFISLDSYKAMLDESDRLIDENAIIIPHGSMVEYLGIQNFEALPVPTFGNRRCLAWESDREMEREWLLRAGVNVPMRFENAELIDRPVIVKYHGAKGGKGFFIAKNKEEFQSKIQQGQKYTIQEFILGTRYYIHFFYSPIREKGYRLRKGTLDMLGIDRRVESNADEIFRIGSVNELEAAGIYPSFVVTGNLPLVLRESLLPKVFDLGERVVETSIELFGGMVGPFSLETIVTDDLDFKVFEISARIVAGTNLFISGSPYSDLIEKGLSTGRRIAQEIALARSMGALGEVIS, from the coding sequence ATGATTTCGAAAGAGGAGATTTTGGAGATACTGAATGGGTATGATCTGAAGAACATCACAATAGCCACGGTCTGCTCCCACAGCAGCCTTCAGATATTTCACGGCGCGAAACAGGAGGGCTTCAGGACTCTCGGCATATGTATAGGTCCGCCCCCGAGGTTCTATGATGCCTTCCCTCTCGCAAAGCCGGATGCATTTATATCGCTGGACAGTTATAAAGCCATGCTGGATGAGAGCGACCGTCTGATCGATGAGAACGCCATAATAATACCACACGGCTCGATGGTCGAGTATCTCGGCATCCAGAACTTCGAAGCTCTGCCTGTGCCGACCTTTGGGAACAGAAGATGCCTCGCCTGGGAGAGCGACCGCGAGATGGAGCGAGAGTGGCTTCTCAGGGCTGGTGTGAACGTCCCCATGAGGTTCGAGAACGCCGAGCTGATAGACAGGCCTGTCATAGTCAAGTACCACGGCGCCAAGGGCGGAAAGGGGTTCTTCATAGCAAAGAATAAGGAAGAGTTCCAGTCGAAGATCCAGCAGGGACAGAAATACACCATACAGGAGTTCATCTTAGGAACAAGATACTACATACATTTCTTCTACTCTCCCATAAGGGAGAAGGGCTACCGTCTGAGGAAGGGCACACTCGACATGCTCGGGATCGACAGGCGTGTGGAATCAAATGCTGACGAGATATTCAGGATAGGATCGGTGAACGAGCTCGAGGCTGCAGGGATATACCCCAGCTTCGTCGTGACCGGGAACCTGCCGCTGGTTCTGCGAGAGTCGCTTCTTCCGAAGGTATTCGACCTCGGCGAGAGGGTCGTCGAGACGTCGATAGAGTTATTTGGCGGCATGGTGGGTCCGTTTAGCCTCGAGACGATAGTGACCGACGATCTGGACTTCAAGGTCTTCGAGATATCTGCAAGAATCGTTGCAGGTACAAACCTCTTCATAAGCGGATCGCCATATTCTGATCTCATTGAGAAGGGCCTCTCCACAGGAAGGAGAATCGCCCAGGAGATCGCGCTCGCGAGAAGCATGGGGGCGCTTGGAGAGGTCATAAGCTGA